The Medicago truncatula cultivar Jemalong A17 chromosome 4, MtrunA17r5.0-ANR, whole genome shotgun sequence genome includes a region encoding these proteins:
- the LOC11421273 gene encoding protein AGENET DOMAIN (AGD)-CONTAINING P1, whose product MVEKFKFDPGNKVEVSNDCSGGIYRSWFTATIIRWFSSDKLLVEFDDEDVKPTVVGLHQLRPVPTLEIDDWEVKIGDKVEAFRKHRWWEGRVSEDLGNGSFRVCFTDSGEIVFPKDLLRVHRKWINHNWVPPITNHKELLMELKTQMRENRISELPDCLLL is encoded by the exons ATGGTTGAAAAATTCAAGTTCGATCCGGGCAACAAAGTGGAAGTGAGCAACGACTGCAGTGGTGGCATATACCGCTCATGGTTCACAGCCACAATCATCAGGTGGTTCTCCTCCGACAAATTACTGGTCGAATTCGATGACGAGGACGTGAAGCCAACAGTTGTCGGTCTTCATCAGCTCCGACCAGTGCCCACGCTGGAGATTGATGATTGGGAAGTGAAGATCGGCGACAAAGTGGAGGCGTTCCGGAAACACAGGTGGTGGGAAGGCCGTGTTAGCGAAGATTTAGGGAATGGAAGTTTTCGTGTGTGTTTTACAGACTCAGGAGAGATTGTGTTTCCAAAAGACCTTCTTAGGGTTCATCGCAAGTGGATTAATCACAATTGGGTTCCCCCAATCACAAACCATAAG GAACTTCTTATGGAACTGAAGACACAGATGCGGGAAAATAGGATTAGTGAGTTGCCTGACTGCTTATTGCTCTAG
- the LOC11434081 gene encoding DNA repair protein RAD51 homolog 3: MEIGMLPISASKRGKLLAAGYTTLHSILRTSTTHLARDIEVSESEALEILNFATRSSDLDKSSGSNANVIHGGQTAWDMLNEERFSSLITTSCLDLDNILGGGINCKEVTEIGGVPGIGKTQIGIQLAVNVQIPLDYGGLGGKAIYIDTEGSFMVERVLQIAEACIEDLSEYSHHFYKDNQAFGVKMHPNSILENIFYFRVCSYTEQIALVNYLDKFVTEHKDVKIIIIDSVTFHFRQDFDDMALRTRLLGEMSLKLMKLAKNFSLAVVMLNQVTTKHIEGSFQLTLALGDSWSHSCTNRIILYWNDDERHAYIDKSPSLKSASAPYSVTSRGIRNSTSSSKRIKMV; this comes from the exons ATGGAAATCGGAATGCTACCAATCTCCGCATCGAAGAGAGGAAAGCTCTTAGCTGCTGGTTACACAACACTTCACTCCATTCTTCGCACTTCCACCACTCACCTTGCTCGag ATATAGAAGTTTCTGAGAGTGAAGCTTTGGAAATTCTAAATTTTGCAACCAGAAGTAGTGATTTGGACAAATCAAGTGGGAGTAACGCTAATGTTATTCATG GTGGTCAGACTGCTTGGGATATGCTCAATGAGGAACGATTTTCTTCTCTCATTACCACTTCTTGTTTGGATCTAGATAACATCCTTGGTGGAGGGATCAATTGCAAAGAAGTCACTGAAATAG gtGGAGTCCCGGGAATTGGTAAAACACAAATAGG GATTCAACTTGCAGTAAATGTTCAGATTCCTCTAGACTATGGTGGCTTAGGTGGGAAGGCAATATACATTG ATACAGAAGGAAGCTTTATGGTTGAACGTGTTCTTCAAATTGCTGAAGCATGCATTGAAGACTTGTCAGAATATAGCCACCACTTTTACAAGGATAATCAAGCTTTTGGAGTTAAAATGCACCCGAATAGTATCTTGgaaaatatattctattttcGTGTTTGCAGCTATACTGAACAAATTGCTTTGGTAAATTACTTGGACAAATTTGTCACGGAGCATAAAGAT GTGAAGATAATCATTATCGACAGTGTTACTTTCCACTTCCGCCAAGACTTTGATGATATGGCTCTCCGGACTCGATTACTTGGTGAAATGTCATTGAAGTTGATGAAGCTTGCAAAAAACTTCTCTTTGGCT GTTGTTATGTTGAATCAAGTTACAACTAAGCATATTGAAGGTTCATTTCAATTGACCCTTGCCCTAG GTGATAGCTGGTCGCATTCGTGCACAAACCGGATCATCTTATATTGGAATGACGATGAAAGACATGCATACATTGACAAGTCTCCTTCTCTTAAATCAGCTTCAGCACCATACTCTGTGACTTCTAGAGGGATACGTAATTCTACTTCAAGCAGTAAAAGAATCAAGATGGTGTGA
- the LOC112421251 gene encoding methyltransferase N6AMT1 produces the protein MASFKDLSKTAQIRLVSSHNEVYEPCDDSFALVDALLADRTNLLEHHPALCMEIGCGSGYVITSLALILGQEGSGVNYIATDINPHAVKVTRETIEAHGVDAELIITDIASGLENRLAGMIDVMVVNPPYVPTPEAEVGSEGITASWAGGENGRSVIDRILPVADALLSEKGWLYMVTLTANNPSEICLEMRKKGYTSKIVVQRSTEEESLHIIKFWRDLDNGLDENGQSTSGFMGSLLSQVPLISYLRGNNSDNKC, from the exons ATG GCTTCATTCAAGGATTTatccaaaactgcccaaattcGCCTTGTTAGTTCCCACAACGAGGTTTATGAACCATGTGATGATTCTTTTGCACTTGTAGACGCTCTTCTAGCCGACCGCACTAACCTATTGGAACATCATCCAGCACTGTGCATGGAAATAGGCTGTGGAAGTGGATATGTTATTACTTCCCTGGCTCTTATTCTTGGGCAGGAAGGTAGTGGTGTAAATTACATTGCAACTGATATCAACCCACATGCAGTGAAAGTGACACGCGAGACAATAGAAGCACATGGAGTTGATGCAGAGTTGATAATAACCGATATTGCATCGGGACTTGAGAACCGACTAGCAGGGATGATTGATGTAATGGTTGTGAACCCTCCTTATGTTCCTACACCTGAAGCCGAAGTCGGGTCTGAAGGGATTACCGCTTCTTGGGCTGGTGGTGAGAATGGAAGAAGCGTAATTGATAGAATTTTGCCTGTTGCAGATGCTCTATTGTCGGAAAAAGGATGGTTATATATGGTCACTCTCACAGCAAATAATCCTTCTGAGATTTGCCTTGAAATGAGAAAGAAAGGATACACTTCTAAGATTGTTGTTCAAAGATCAACAGAGGAAGAAAGTCTACATATTATCAAATTCTGGAGGGATTTAGATAATGGATTAGATGAAAATGGCCAATCTACTTCTGGGTTCATGGGATCTTTGCTTTCACAAGTTCCTCTAATCTCATACTTGAGAGGCAACAATAGTGACAACAAGTGTTGA
- the LOC11434540 gene encoding pentatricopeptide repeat-containing protein At2g22410, mitochondrial: MVILFGNKFRYRYRYYSSSIPTPQNLGIIISIFHNSSSLSPITKTINWNTTHSFVRENPLLSILERCKSLVQLKQIQAQMVSTGLIENGFAASRLVAFCALSESKELDYCTRILYRIKELNVFSWNAAIRGYVESGDIEGGFMLYKRMLLGGTLKPDNHTYPLLLKGCCGQYSSCLGLGVLGHVLKFGFECDIFVHNASITMLLSCGELSVAYDVFNKSRVRDLVTWNSMITGCVKRGLAIEAIKIYKEMEAEKVRPNEITMIGMISSCSQVQDLNLGKEFHCYIKEHGLEFTIPLTNALMDMYVKCGELLTARVLFDNMAQKTLVSWTTMVLGYARFGFLDVAREILYKIPEKSVVPWNAIISGCVQAKQGKEALALFHEMQIRTIEPDKVTMVNCLSACSQLGALDVGIWIHHYIERHKLSIDVALGTALVDMYAKCGNIARALQVFEEIPQRNCLTWTAVICGLALHGNAQDALSYFSKMIHIGIVPDEITFLGVLSACCHGGLVEEGRKYFSEMSSKFNVSPKLKHYSCMVDLLGRAGHLEEAEELVKNMPMAADAAVLGALFFACRVYGNVQIGERTAFKLLEIDPQDSGNYVLLASMYSEAKMWKEARSARKLMNDKGVEKTPGCSLVEINGIVHEFVVRDVSHPQSEWIYECLVTLTKQLELLELT, from the coding sequence ATGGTTATTTTATTTGGTAACAAGTTcagatatagatatagatattatTCCAGTTCAATTCCAACACCCCAAAATTTAGGTatcataatttcaatttttcataattCCAGTTCATTGTCACCAATTACCAAAACCATTAATTGGAACACTACTCACAGTTTTGTTAGGGAAAACCCTCTTCTTTCTATCCTAGAAAGATGCAAGTCACTTGTCCAGTTGAAGCAAATCCAGGCTCAAATGGTCTCGACGGGATTGATCGAAAATGGGTTTGCTGCGAGTCGCCTTGTCGCATTCTGCGCTTTATCTGAGTCAAAAGAACTTGATTATTGTACTAGAATATTGTATCGAATTAAAGAACTGAATGTCTTTTCTTGGAACGCTGCAATTAGGGGGTATGTTGAGAGTGGAGATATAGAAGGGGGTTTTATGTTGTATAAGAGAATGTTGTTAGGTGGTACGTTGAAACCGGATAATCATACTTACCCGTTGTTGCTTAAAGGTTGTTGTGGTCAATATTCAAGTTGTCTCGGTCTTGGTGTACTTGGGCATGTGTTGAAGTTTGGGTTTGAATGTGATATATTTGTGCACAATGCATCGATTACTATGCTACTCTCGTGTGGGGAGTTGAGTGTGGCTTATGATGTGTTTAATAAAAGTCGTGTGAGAGACCTCGTAACCTGGAATTCAATGATTACTGGGTGTGTTAAAAGGGGACTGGCAATTGAGGCTATCAAAATCTATAAGGAAATGGAGGCCGAGAAAGTGAGACCAAATGAGATTACGATGATTGGGATGATTTCTTCATGTTCTCAGGTGCAAGATTTGAATCTTGGCAAAGAATTTCATTGTTACATCAAAGAACACGGTCTTGAGTTTACAATTCCACTCACTAACGCACTTATGGACATGTATGTGAAGTGTGGGGAATTGTTGACTGCGCGAGTTCTATTTGATAACATGGCACAGAAGACTCTTGTTTCATGGACTACAATGGTTTTGGGATATGCCAGATTTGGTTTTCTGGATGTTGCTCGAgagattttatataaaattccAGAAAAGAGTGTTGTGCCATGGAATGCCATCATCAGTGGCTGTGTCCAGGCGAAGCAGGGTAAAGAGGCATTGGCTCTATTCCATGAAATGCAAATTCGTACAATAGAACCTGATAAAGTAACCATGGTTAACTGCCTGTCAGCATGTTCACAGCTAGGAGCACTTGATGTTGGAATATGGATTCACCATTATATTGAAAGACACAAGCTTTCTATTGATGTCGCCTTAGGAACTGCCCTAGTTGACATGTATGCCAAGTGTGGAAATATTGCAAGGGCGCTCCAGGTTTTCGAAGAGATTCCTCAAAGAAATTGTTTGACCTGGACAGCCGTGATTTGTGGTTTAGCACTTCATGGTAATGCTCAAGATGCTTTATCCTATTTCTCAAAAATGATTCATATTGGAATAGTGCCTGATGAGATCACCTTTCTTGGTGTGTTATCAGCTTGTTGTCATGGAGGTTTAGTTGAAGAAGGCCGCAAATATTTTTCCGAAATGAGCTCTAAATTCAATGTATCCCCTAAGCTTAAACACTACTCATGCATGGTGGACCTTTTAGGAAGGGCGGGTCATTTGGAGGAAGCAGAAGAACTCGTTAAAAACATGCCCATGGCAGCAGATGCTGCTGTTTTGGGTGCTTTATTCTTTGCCTGCCGTGTTTATGGAAATGTTCAAATTGGTGAGAGGACAGCTTTTAAGCTTCTTGAGATTGATCCTCAAGATAGTGGAAACTATGTTCTGCTTGCTAGCATGTACAGTGAGGCAAAAATGTGGAAGGAGGCAAGGAGTGCTAGGAAACTAATGAATGATAAAGGAGTAGAGAAGACTCCTGGTTGCAGCTTGGTTGAGATCAATGGCATTGTGCACGAGTTCGTGGTGAGGGATGTATCACATCCACAGTCTGAATGGATTTATGAATGTCTGGTTACGCTGACAAAACAACTCGAGCTTCTCGAATTAACATGA